The DNA window CACAACGCGAGGGCCAGGCATGAGCCTGCAGGCCATCACGGTCACGCTGAATCCGGCGATCGACCAGACCATTCAGCTCGACAGCCTGCAGCCCGGCGCGGTGCATCGCGCCAGCAGCGTGCGCAACGACGCAGGCGGAAAGGGCATCAACGTCGCCGCCTGCCTGGCCGATTGGGGCAGCCAGGTCGCCGCACTTGGTGTGCTCGGCGCCTGCAACGCCGGCGTGTTCGAGGCACTGTTTCGCGAGCGCGGCATCATCGACCACTGCCAACGCGTGGCCGGCGAAACCCGCATCAATCTCAAGCTGGTCGAAGCGCGCAGCAACGACACCACCGACATCAACCTGCCCGGCTTGCGCCTGGGCCAGCCTAATCTGCAAGGCGTGGCCGAGCATCTGGCCCCGCTGCTGCGTCCCGGCCTGCCGGTGGTGCTGTCGGGCAGTCTGCCGGCCGGCCTGCCGGACGACAGCTGGGCACACTTACAGGCCCAGGCCAGCGCCGCTGGCGCGCGCGTGCTGCTGGACACCAGCGGCGCGCCACTGGTGTCTGCGCTCAGCGCCCCGCGTGAGGCATTGCCCTACGCGGTCAAGCCGAACCGGCACGAACTGGAAGCCTGGACCGGCCTCCCTTTGACCAGCAGCGCCGCGCTCAGCACTGCCGCGCACGAACTGATCGCACGCGGCATCCAGCTGGTCGTCATTTCGATGGGCACCGAAGGCGCTTTGTTCGTGCAGCGCAACCAGCGTTTGATCGCGCGGCCGCCACGATTGGCCCACGGCAGCAGTGTGGGCGCTGGCGATGCGATGGTAGCCGGCCTGGCCGCCGCGCTGCTTGGAGAACCCACCAATCTGGAAAGTTGCGCGCGCCTGGCGACCGCGTTCTCGGTCAGCCGGCTGGAAAGCGGCGATGCGCGACGCCTGAATCCGCAGCAGGTTCGCACGCTCGCCACAGAAATCGAGATCGACCACCTCTAGTTGGGAATTCTCAAGCGCGACTGCTCGACCAACACCGCATTGTGCTGAAGAGAGTTGCTGCAGAACCCATGTATATCGCCGGCTTGACCCGGCGTCCGAACAAGGCAGGAGATTCGCATGTCCTCTTCCATCGCGGTCATCGCCGCTGGCGAACGCAGCACCGAAGCCGTCCTGGCGGCCGAAGCGCTGCGCCGCGCGGCCACCGCCGCCGGGCGCAGCGTGACAATCGAAATCCGCAGCGACCAGGGCGTGCTCGGCGCATTGCCTGACGAGCTAGCCGGCACCGCCACCCAGGTGCTGGTGGTCGGCGACGCCGATGCCGACACCGCCCGCTTCGGCGGTGCAAAACTCGTGCGACTGAGCCTGGGCGCAGTGCTGGACGATCCGGCCGCTGCGCTGGACCAGCTCGCCGCACCTGCCACCGCAAACACCTCGGCTACCGCAGGCACGGCTGGCTCGGGCAGCAAGCGCATCGTCGCGATCACTTCATGCCCCACCGGAATCGCGCACACCTTCATGGCCGCCGAAGGCCTACAGCAGGCGGCCAAGAAACTCGACTACCAGATCCGCGTGGAAACCCAGGGCTCGGTCGGTGCGCAGGACGCATTGACCGACGCCGAAATCCGCGACGCCGACCTGGTACTGATCGCGGCCGATCGCGAAGTCGACCTGGCTCGTTTCGGGGGCAAGCGGTTGTTCAAAAGCGGTACCAAGCCGGCAATCAACGATGGCCCGGCATTGATCCAGAAGGCGCTGGCCGAAGCCGGCGTGCATGTCGGCGCCGCGCCGCTCGTAGGGGCTGCCAAATCCGAAAGCAAAGACAATGCGCGCACCGGCGCTTACAAACACCTGATGACCGGGGTGTCGTTCATGCTGCCGTTCGTCACTGCCGGCGGCTTGTTGATTGCACTGGCGTTCGCGCTCGGCGGCATCTATGCCGGCGACGACGCACATCAGGGCACGCTGGCCTGGTCGCTGTTCCAGATCGGCGCCAAGGCCGGCTTCACCCTGATGGTGCCGGCGCTGGCCGGTTACATCGCCTACTCCATCGCCGACCGCCCCGGCATCGCGCCCGGCATGATCGGCGGTCTGGTCGGGGCCAATCTCAATGCCGGTTTTCTGGGCGGTATCATTGCCGGCTTCATCGCCGGCTACGGTGTGGCTACGCTCAACCGCTACCTCCGCCTGCCACGCAACCTGGAAGGGCTCAAGCCGGTGCTGATCCTGCCGGTGCTGGGCACCCTGCTGGTCGGCCTGGCGATGATGTACGTGTTCGGCCAACCGGTGGCAGACTTGCTGGCCTGGCTCACCGCCTGGCTGCGCGGCATGCAGGGCAGCAGCGCTTTACTGCTCGGCCTGTTGCTCGGCGGCATGATGGCCTTCGACATGGGCGGGCCGGTCAACAAGGCCGCCTATGCGTTCTCTACCGGCCTGATCGCCAGCCAGGTCTACACCCCGATGGCTGCCGCCATGGTGGCCGGCATGACCCCGCCGCTGGGCATCGCACTCGCAACCTGGGTGTTCCGCAACCGCTTCACCGTCGAAGAACGCGGCTCTGCTACCGCTGCCGCTGTGCTCGGCCTGGCCTTCGTCACCGAAGGCGCGATCCCGTATGCTGCGCGCGACCCGTTACGCACCATCCCCGCGTTGGTGATCGGCTCAGCCGTGGCCGGCGCGATCTCGATGACTGCCGGTGCCGAATTGAAGGCACCGCACGGCGGCATCTTCGTACTGCTGATTCCCAATGCCGTGACCCACTTACTCAATTACGTACTGGCACTGGTGGTCGGCGTGGTGGTCACTGCGGTGGCACTACGCCTGCTCAAGAAGCCGGTTGCCGGGGTCGTCGCCTGAGGCTGCGGCCAAGTGACTGCCGAATCCTGCCCCTACATCCGACTCGTCTGATTGCTGGCTCGCCTCGCCACTGATTGGTTTCACCGCTGCGCTGCGCACCTGCGTGCACGGCCAGCTGCCCGCCTACCTTCTTGCTGTGGCGTTTGCCACCTCGGCCACGCCCTCTTCGTCCGGAGTCCTGCCATGAACGCCCTCGCCCCCCGCCGTGCCCGCCCCCACCTGCTGTACCTGTCGCTGACACTGGCGCTGACCCCGCTCGCCTACGCGCAGGACGCCGCCGACGCCTTCAAGCTCAAACTGGGCTACACCGGCGAAGCGGCCTCGATGATCGATGGCGGCCGCAAAAGCGGCGATGCCTACGCCGGCCAGTTGATGGTCGGTACCGACGTCGACATGGACCGCCTGTTCGGCTGGGGCGGCGCCACGGTCAAGCTGTACGTCTCCAGCCGCCACGGCACCAACCTGTCCAACAGCAGCATCGGCAACAGCACCTCGGTGCAGGAAATTTACGGGGGCCAGGGCACGCGCCTGGCCAACTTCACATTGCTGCAAAAGCTCTTCAACGACCGCCTGGAACTGGAAGCCGGCCGCAGCGTGGCCAATACCCATTTCCTCGGCTCGGACCTTTGCCAGTACTTCCAGAGCAACTCGACCTGCGGCAACCCCACCTTCGTGTTCCGCACCAGCAACTTCACCTATTGGCCTGTCTCAAGCTGGGCCGCACACGCCACCGCCTGGGTTACGCCCAAGGTCTATCTGCACGTGGGTGCCTATGAGGTGAACCCGGTGCAGGCCCAGGACGGCCAGCACGGACTGAAGTGGAGCACCGACGACACCACCGGCGTGGTCTTGCCATACGCGATCGGCTACAAAAACAAGGGCGGCGACGGCGGCTTGGCGGCGATGTACGAACTCGGCGGCTGGCAGGACAACTCCGACTACACCGACCCGCTGCGCGATCGCAACGGCAACCCGGCCCTGCTCAGCGGCCTAGGTTATGAAAACGAGCAGGGTCGCTCCGGTCTGTTTGCCCGCTTCGAACAACAGGTCACCAACCCCGACCCGGCCGGCACCGGCGGCCTGACCGTGTTCGGCGCGGTGCTCAAGGGCACCTCTGGCCAGGTGATCGAAGACCACTTCATCCAGCTCGGTCTGGTGCAGAAAGGCACCTTTACCAGCCGCCCGCAGGACAACATCGCCTTCGTGATTACACAGCAGAAGTACAGCGACGAGGCAATCGAAAACCTGCGCCTGGCCCGGGCTTCGGCGGGTGGCACCGGCACGCCGCACGATAACCAGATCATGATGGAGCTGAGCTACGGAATTCAGGTCACCCAGCGCTTGCGCATCGCGCCGAACCTGCATTACGTGATCAATCCGGATCAGTTCAACGAGCCGACCCGCACCAACGATCTGAAGAATGCGTTGATCGCAGGCATGCGGGTGGATTGGAATTTGTAAGTTGGGGGAGAGGCTACGCGCGTCGCGTTGGGCTACGCGCGTGACTCCCTGTGGAGCGTCATCTGAAATCGTGTGGAGCGCGTTGCTTTGCGTTGAATCGGGTGGTTGAGGCTGCCGGATGTGTTCGATATTTCGTCTAGCCTTGCCTCTCCTTGTCTTGGCTTGCCTGGTAGGAGCGTGCCTGCGCGCGATGAGGCGTTATCGGCAAAGCATGGTCGCGCGCAAGCGTGCTTCTAAAACACGGAGAAATCACCCGCATCGGGTACTCAACGCTAGCGTGCCGTTGCCCTGGCTTTAGGGCGCCTCTAAAAACCTCGACTCCATAAATTGTACGCCATGCGAATCAATGCCTTGCGAGCACCTTTGTCGAGTTTTTTGGGTTTATTAGAGGTGCCCTTTAGTTGTTGTTTTGGTTGTTGCTCCGGCGCTCCGGCTCTGCTTTACCGGGGCCCCATACCGCAGCGGCAAGGCCGGCAGATACAATCCGCAGGGCGGCGCGCATGGATGCACGACGTTTTTGTATGGGACATGGATGTCCCTTACAAAAATTTCTGCCGGACTTGCGCACCTGGAGCGCGCAGCGCGGAAGGCGGGAGGACGGGGTGTGCTTTCTTTTGGTTACTTTTCTTTGCACAAGCAAAGAAAAGTGACTCGCGCCCGCAGGGCGTGAAAGCCTTTGATTCCACTGTGTCGCATTGATGAGCAAAAGCAAGAGCGGTAAGCCAATGCAAGTGCAGAGCTTTCGCTTCCCTTCGGGGAACGAGTTACTTTCTTTGCTTGTGCAAAGAAAAGTAACCAAAGAAACACACCCCCGTCCTCCCGCCCCTACGCGCTACGGGTAAGCAAGCCGGGTAGAAATTTTATGTCCCCTACAAAAACGTCGCGCATCCATGCGCGCCGCCCTGCGGATTGTATCTACCCGGCTTGCCGCTGCGGTATGGGGGATGAGAAGCCAACCGCAAAAGCAGATCAAAAACACAGCGACAGCGACAGCGACAGCGACAGCGACAGCGACAGCGACAGCGACAGCGACAGCGACAGCGACAGCGACAGCGACAGCGACAGCGACAGCGACAGCGACAGCGACAGCGACAGCGACAGCGACAGCGACAGCGACAGCGACAGCGAGGCTAGTGTTCAAAATCCTGAGTAGCGGCGTCACAGTGCACGACCGTGCACCCTCAACGTCCAACGCCAGAAACGAAAAAACCGCGCAATGCGCGGTTTTTTCGTCACACCATTTGCCAATCAATCAAGGACGACGCGCCAGCGCCTCCACGTCCTTGGCCCTGGGCAGCAGATCCTGCTTGGTCACTGCGA is part of the Xanthomonas fragariae genome and encodes:
- the pfkB gene encoding 1-phosphofructokinase: MSLQAITVTLNPAIDQTIQLDSLQPGAVHRASSVRNDAGGKGINVAACLADWGSQVAALGVLGACNAGVFEALFRERGIIDHCQRVAGETRINLKLVEARSNDTTDINLPGLRLGQPNLQGVAEHLAPLLRPGLPVVLSGSLPAGLPDDSWAHLQAQASAAGARVLLDTSGAPLVSALSAPREALPYAVKPNRHELEAWTGLPLTSSAALSTAAHELIARGIQLVVISMGTEGALFVQRNQRLIARPPRLAHGSSVGAGDAMVAGLAAALLGEPTNLESCARLATAFSVSRLESGDARRLNPQQVRTLATEIEIDHL
- a CDS encoding carbohydrate porin, coding for MNALAPRRARPHLLYLSLTLALTPLAYAQDAADAFKLKLGYTGEAASMIDGGRKSGDAYAGQLMVGTDVDMDRLFGWGGATVKLYVSSRHGTNLSNSSIGNSTSVQEIYGGQGTRLANFTLLQKLFNDRLELEAGRSVANTHFLGSDLCQYFQSNSTCGNPTFVFRTSNFTYWPVSSWAAHATAWVTPKVYLHVGAYEVNPVQAQDGQHGLKWSTDDTTGVVLPYAIGYKNKGGDGGLAAMYELGGWQDNSDYTDPLRDRNGNPALLSGLGYENEQGRSGLFARFEQQVTNPDPAGTGGLTVFGAVLKGTSGQVIEDHFIQLGLVQKGTFTSRPQDNIAFVITQQKYSDEAIENLRLARASAGGTGTPHDNQIMMELSYGIQVTQRLRIAPNLHYVINPDQFNEPTRTNDLKNALIAGMRVDWNL
- a CDS encoding PTS fructose transporter subunit IIC — its product is MSSSIAVIAAGERSTEAVLAAEALRRAATAAGRSVTIEIRSDQGVLGALPDELAGTATQVLVVGDADADTARFGGAKLVRLSLGAVLDDPAAALDQLAAPATANTSATAGTAGSGSKRIVAITSCPTGIAHTFMAAEGLQQAAKKLDYQIRVETQGSVGAQDALTDAEIRDADLVLIAADREVDLARFGGKRLFKSGTKPAINDGPALIQKALAEAGVHVGAAPLVGAAKSESKDNARTGAYKHLMTGVSFMLPFVTAGGLLIALAFALGGIYAGDDAHQGTLAWSLFQIGAKAGFTLMVPALAGYIAYSIADRPGIAPGMIGGLVGANLNAGFLGGIIAGFIAGYGVATLNRYLRLPRNLEGLKPVLILPVLGTLLVGLAMMYVFGQPVADLLAWLTAWLRGMQGSSALLLGLLLGGMMAFDMGGPVNKAAYAFSTGLIASQVYTPMAAAMVAGMTPPLGIALATWVFRNRFTVEERGSATAAAVLGLAFVTEGAIPYAARDPLRTIPALVIGSAVAGAISMTAGAELKAPHGGIFVLLIPNAVTHLLNYVLALVVGVVVTAVALRLLKKPVAGVVA